A stretch of the Sulfuritortus calidifontis genome encodes the following:
- a CDS encoding TonB-dependent receptor, with product MPHKKKFCPGKVVRPVFAEDANSGRKPALLPLGAMMMAGLSLSALAEEAPRAATGEQVLSTVAVEADVETEQDGYRATVTRVGKTLQDPHDIPQAVTTVTNKLMEEQQVGSLREALRNVSGLTFNAAEGGRSGDNMMLRGFYTFGDMYLDGIRDTAQYNRETFNLEQVDVLRGSAAMLFGRGQAGGVINQVSKTPLLTDRHKISGSLGSNEYGEATGDFNKRLGRTSAIRVNVMKRDEGSWRENPATGAEPDLHRYGLAVSLGLGISTDDEFILSHIQTRTRDNPDYGVPFDSATKRPTKKYPADYFWGVGANFDDSDTSMTTLSHQHRFSTKAELRTQLRYAHYQRAYWASAPSNTTPPDADGNSPKTRKMDTENLTLQSDFNARFDALGMKHEFLAGFEYLNEDATRWSLSNLGSFPYYSKNVVGAPTTYNGETYAVYFQDSIEFMPQWKLLFGVRRDQLDAEYSSLTSPKLNFGEWSLRTGLSWQPSEVNHYYLSFSDSFSPTADLYQLSGGAYPPERSQVVELGVKKLLLDGDLALRAALYRADKEYERNTDLESSAAILTNRRRTDGIEFEAAGRINERWEVFAGLALMNAKILEVAVNRDGPDAGTDPDVADARLKGQKARNTPDYTFNLWTTYKLAGSWKLGGGVEAKGKRLVYVPSTQNANSLFADGRFTPNTAPAYVRWDAMLAYEQKQYTVRLNVQNLFDKVYYDAVYDNGGFTVPGIRRRLLLTGEFKF from the coding sequence ATGCCACACAAGAAAAAATTCTGCCCGGGCAAAGTGGTTAGACCTGTTTTCGCCGAAGATGCCAATTCCGGCCGCAAGCCGGCCCTGTTGCCCCTGGGGGCGATGATGATGGCTGGTCTGTCGCTGTCCGCCCTGGCCGAGGAGGCGCCACGTGCTGCGACTGGCGAGCAGGTGCTGTCCACCGTCGCTGTTGAGGCAGATGTCGAGACCGAACAGGACGGCTACCGGGCCACCGTAACCCGGGTCGGCAAGACGCTGCAGGATCCGCACGACATTCCGCAGGCGGTCACTACGGTGACCAACAAGCTCATGGAAGAACAGCAGGTGGGCAGCCTGCGCGAGGCGTTGCGCAATGTGTCTGGCCTGACCTTCAACGCCGCCGAGGGTGGTCGCTCGGGTGACAACATGATGTTACGCGGCTTCTACACCTTCGGCGACATGTATCTGGACGGCATTCGCGATACCGCCCAGTACAACCGTGAGACCTTCAACCTGGAGCAGGTCGACGTGCTGCGCGGCTCGGCCGCCATGCTATTCGGCCGCGGTCAGGCCGGCGGCGTGATCAACCAGGTGAGCAAGACGCCGCTGCTCACTGACCGGCACAAGATTAGCGGCAGCTTGGGTTCGAACGAATACGGCGAGGCAACCGGCGACTTCAATAAACGCCTGGGCCGTACCAGCGCCATCCGGGTCAACGTGATGAAGCGCGACGAGGGCAGTTGGCGGGAGAACCCGGCGACCGGTGCCGAGCCTGATCTACACCGCTATGGGCTGGCTGTCAGTCTGGGGCTGGGTATCAGCACCGACGACGAGTTCATCTTGAGCCACATCCAGACCCGTACCCGGGACAACCCGGACTACGGTGTCCCGTTCGACTCGGCGACCAAGCGGCCGACCAAGAAATACCCGGCCGACTATTTCTGGGGCGTCGGTGCCAACTTCGACGACAGTGACACCAGCATGACCACGCTCAGCCACCAACACCGATTTTCGACCAAGGCCGAGCTGCGTACGCAATTGCGCTATGCCCATTACCAGCGCGCCTACTGGGCCTCGGCACCGTCCAACACCACGCCGCCAGACGCCGATGGCAACAGCCCGAAGACCCGCAAGATGGATACCGAGAATCTGACCCTGCAGTCGGATTTCAACGCCAGGTTCGATGCCCTGGGCATGAAGCACGAGTTCCTCGCCGGCTTCGAATATCTGAACGAGGACGCCACCCGCTGGAGCCTGAGTAACCTAGGCAGCTTTCCCTATTACTCGAAGAACGTCGTGGGCGCGCCGACCACCTACAACGGTGAAACTTATGCCGTCTATTTTCAGGACTCGATCGAGTTCATGCCCCAATGGAAGCTGCTGTTCGGTGTCCGGCGCGACCAGCTTGACGCCGAGTATTCCAGCCTGACCTCGCCCAAGCTGAATTTCGGCGAGTGGAGCCTGCGCACTGGCCTGTCTTGGCAACCGAGCGAGGTCAACCATTACTACCTGAGCTTCAGCGATTCCTTCAGTCCGACCGCAGACCTCTACCAGCTCTCCGGCGGTGCCTATCCGCCCGAGCGCAGCCAGGTGGTCGAGCTGGGGGTGAAGAAGCTGCTGCTCGACGGCGACCTGGCCCTGCGCGCCGCGCTCTACCGGGCCGACAAGGAGTATGAGCGCAACACCGACCTCGAATCGAGCGCGGCCATCCTGACCAACAGGCGCCGCACCGACGGCATCGAGTTCGAGGCGGCCGGTCGCATTAATGAGCGTTGGGAAGTGTTCGCCGGTCTGGCCCTGATGAACGCCAAGATCCTGGAGGTAGCGGTGAACCGCGACGGCCCGGACGCTGGCACCGACCCCGACGTGGCTGACGCTCGGCTCAAGGGCCAGAAGGCACGCAACACCCCGGACTATACTTTCAACCTCTGGACCACCTATAAGCTGGCCGGCTCCTGGAAACTGGGTGGTGGGGTCGAGGCCAAGGGTAAACGTTTGGTTTATGTACCATCGACCCAGAATGCCAATAGCCTGTTCGCCGATGGTAGGTTCACTCCCAACACGGCACCAGCCTATGTACGCTGGGATGCCATGCTCGCCTACGAGCAGAAGCAGTACACCGTTCGTCTAAACGTGCAGAACCTATTCGACAAGGTGTATTACGACGCAGTCTACGACAACGGCGGCTTCACCGTACCCGGTATCCGGCGCCGGCTACTACTTACCGGTGAGTTTAAGTTCTGA
- a CDS encoding C40 family peptidase codes for MRRSFATLLCLAVLICSAPSRAEDSLSEDIRQQTTPLLQALKLLGTPYKFGGSSPDKGVDCSGLVRHVYKQGADIALPRSAKAMSQNGEAVAKADLKPGDLVFFNTLKRPFSHVGIYAGDGKFVHASSRREKQVTISNLDDGYWAKRFNGARRLVQPQ; via the coding sequence ATGCGACGCAGCTTCGCCACCCTGCTTTGCCTTGCCGTACTGATCTGCTCCGCCCCGAGCCGGGCGGAAGATTCCCTCTCCGAAGACATCCGGCAACAGACCACCCCGCTTTTGCAGGCCCTCAAGTTGCTCGGCACTCCCTATAAATTCGGCGGCAGCAGCCCGGACAAGGGCGTCGACTGCAGTGGTCTGGTGCGCCATGTCTACAAGCAGGGCGCCGATATCGCCTTGCCGCGCAGCGCCAAGGCCATGAGCCAGAACGGCGAGGCCGTGGCCAAGGCCGATCTCAAGCCGGGCGATCTGGTGTTCTTCAACACCCTGAAGCGGCCGTTCTCCCATGTCGGCATCTATGCCGGCGACGGCAAGTTCGTCCACGCCAGCAGCCGGCGGGAAAAGCAGGTGACCATCTCCAACCTGGACGACGGTTATTGGGCCAAACGCTTCAATGGCGCGCGCCGTCTGGTCCAACCGCAATAG
- a CDS encoding Fe2+-dependent dioxygenase, whose product MLITIDDVFTPDEVATARDLLGRSVWASGRITAGTQAAQVKNNQQLPEEATHLPTLRHMVLTALGRNALFFTAALPLKILPPFFNRYVGKANYYGFHTDNAMRLLPEGGGYVRADVSATLFLSEPEEYDGGELIIEDTFGCHGIKLKAGSLVVYPSSSIHQVAPVTRGVRLACFMFIQSMVRDPGQRRLLFDMDMALLRLREQVGEINPVVRLTGVYHNLLRRWADS is encoded by the coding sequence ATGCTCATTACCATTGACGATGTTTTCACGCCAGACGAAGTGGCTACCGCCCGTGATCTGCTTGGTCGTTCCGTCTGGGCCAGCGGTCGCATTACCGCTGGCACCCAGGCGGCCCAAGTCAAGAACAATCAGCAATTGCCGGAGGAGGCAACGCATCTGCCGACCCTTCGCCACATGGTACTCACGGCCCTCGGCCGCAACGCCCTATTCTTCACGGCGGCACTGCCCTTGAAAATCTTGCCACCATTCTTCAACCGCTATGTTGGCAAGGCAAATTACTACGGTTTTCACACAGACAATGCCATGCGCCTTCTGCCCGAGGGTGGCGGCTATGTGCGTGCGGATGTCTCCGCCACTCTGTTTTTATCCGAGCCGGAGGAATATGACGGTGGCGAACTGATCATCGAGGATACCTTCGGTTGCCATGGCATCAAGCTCAAGGCCGGCAGCCTCGTGGTCTATCCGTCTTCTTCCATTCACCAGGTCGCGCCGGTCACGCGTGGCGTGCGCCTGGCCTGTTTCATGTTCATTCAGAGTATGGTGCGCGATCCAGGCCAGCGCCGTCTGCTGTTCGACATGGACATGGCCCTGCTGAGGCTGCGTGAGCAGGTTGGAGAAATCAACCCGGTAGTACGCCTGACAGGGGTATATCACAACCTGTTGCGGCGCTGGGCGGATTCCTGA
- a CDS encoding DUF6781 family protein — MGDENVQDVLEPVRQAASEAENLRARVRQLVTDAILKREADPKAIKAVMQAAVDGLGSGLAQRGNHAGEALKEAMAGLDEAVAKSVYAVKMAVEEAWGEGRQFADADLRAALEAVKNLEDDLVGTLKNTSEKTQGLLKTEFDKLREHLARTGTDTGSQVRDTVSVLSNKLNAVASGSASEARQTAQEAAGRLAAVTSGILRGLADAIDQKMR; from the coding sequence ATGGGCGATGAAAACGTGCAAGACGTGCTGGAGCCGGTGCGCCAGGCGGCCAGCGAGGCGGAGAATCTGCGCGCCCGGGTGCGGCAGTTGGTGACCGATGCCATCCTCAAGCGCGAGGCCGACCCGAAGGCGATCAAGGCGGTGATGCAGGCCGCAGTCGATGGCCTTGGCAGCGGCCTGGCCCAGCGCGGCAATCACGCCGGCGAAGCCTTGAAAGAGGCCATGGCCGGCCTGGACGAGGCGGTGGCCAAGTCGGTCTATGCGGTGAAGATGGCAGTCGAGGAAGCCTGGGGCGAGGGCAGGCAGTTTGCCGACGCGGACCTGCGTGCTGCGCTGGAGGCGGTGAAGAATCTTGAAGACGACCTGGTCGGCACACTGAAGAATACGAGCGAAAAGACCCAGGGCCTGCTGAAGACCGAATTCGACAAGCTGCGCGAGCACCTCGCCCGTACCGGCACCGACACCGGCAGCCAGGTACGCGACACGGTCAGCGTCTTGAGCAACAAGCTGAATGCGGTCGCCTCGGGTTCCGCCAGCGAGGCCAGGCAGACCGCGCAGGAGGCGGCCGGCCGCCTGGCCGCGGTGACTTCCGGCATCCTGCGCGGTCTGGCCGACGCCATCGATCAGAAAATGCGCTGA
- a CDS encoding ABC1 kinase family protein: MLRETLSVVRDLPRLQEIASVLIRYGWGDAVRILGLSHILERAGRLLHWQTTNEITQLDLPVRIRLALTDLGPTFVKLGQVLATRVDMFPPAWIEEFEKLHNRVPAVPFELVRPALERAFGGDIDQACASFEREAFAAASIAQVHRAALKDGTPVVVKVRRPDIVPKIEADLRILTHFARLVELEMPESRRYHPVQIVQQLRRSLMRELDLIKEARNIDRFASNFAGDETVRVPRVHWQYCSEEVNVQDELQGVPGSDLAAARAAGLDLGLLAARGGDAVLKMILLDGYFHADPHPGNVIYLPGNVVGMIDFGMVGRLTERRREQLIDFLNALVLKDAEGMLNVLTVWAGDAEVDEEKLAYDIDELVFSYDNLSLKDIQIGPLLSEITALMRENNLALPPDLTLLFKALITLEGLGRQLTPEFHMVDHIEPFIKEVYARRFTPGALAKRARHGLREVMDVVMGLPRDLARLFRQARRGSLRIDLDLKRLDHFGLQLNQAANRLTMGILTGSLVIGSSIIMTVPDAPAGLSFLGQLGFFLAFANSVWILYSIWRSGKD; encoded by the coding sequence ATGCTGAGGGAAACGCTCTCGGTGGTGCGGGATCTGCCGCGCCTGCAGGAAATCGCCAGCGTCCTCATCCGCTACGGCTGGGGCGATGCGGTGCGCATCCTGGGCCTGAGCCACATCCTGGAACGGGCCGGTCGCCTGCTGCACTGGCAGACCACGAATGAGATCACCCAGCTCGATCTGCCGGTGCGCATCCGCCTGGCCTTGACCGATCTCGGGCCCACCTTCGTCAAGCTCGGCCAGGTGCTGGCTACCCGGGTCGACATGTTTCCCCCGGCCTGGATCGAGGAATTCGAGAAGCTGCACAACCGGGTGCCGGCGGTGCCGTTCGAGCTGGTGCGGCCGGCCCTGGAGCGCGCCTTCGGCGGCGATATCGATCAGGCCTGTGCCAGTTTCGAGCGGGAGGCCTTTGCCGCCGCTTCCATCGCCCAGGTCCATCGTGCCGCGCTCAAGGACGGTACCCCGGTGGTGGTCAAGGTGCGCCGGCCCGATATCGTGCCCAAGATCGAGGCGGATCTGCGCATCCTCACCCACTTCGCCCGCCTGGTCGAACTGGAGATGCCGGAATCGCGCCGCTACCACCCGGTGCAGATCGTGCAGCAGCTGCGCCGCTCGCTCATGCGCGAACTCGATCTCATCAAGGAGGCGCGCAACATCGACCGTTTCGCCAGCAATTTCGCCGGCGATGAAACCGTGCGGGTGCCGCGCGTGCACTGGCAGTATTGCAGCGAGGAGGTCAACGTCCAGGACGAGCTGCAGGGCGTGCCCGGCAGCGATCTGGCGGCGGCCCGGGCGGCCGGGCTCGATCTTGGACTGCTCGCCGCGCGCGGCGGCGATGCCGTGCTCAAGATGATCCTGCTCGACGGCTATTTCCACGCCGATCCGCATCCCGGCAACGTCATCTATCTGCCGGGCAACGTGGTGGGCATGATCGACTTCGGCATGGTCGGCCGGCTCACCGAACGGCGGCGCGAGCAGCTGATCGACTTTCTCAATGCCCTGGTGCTGAAGGATGCCGAGGGCATGCTCAACGTCCTTACCGTCTGGGCGGGCGACGCCGAGGTCGACGAGGAGAAGCTGGCCTACGACATCGACGAGCTGGTCTTCAGCTACGACAACCTCTCGCTCAAGGACATCCAGATCGGCCCGCTGTTGTCCGAGATCACCGCGCTCATGCGCGAGAACAACCTGGCCCTGCCGCCCGATCTCACCCTCTTGTTCAAGGCGCTGATCACCCTGGAAGGCCTGGGGCGGCAGCTCACCCCCGAATTCCACATGGTCGACCACATCGAGCCCTTCATCAAAGAGGTCTACGCCCGCCGCTTCACGCCGGGAGCCTTGGCCAAGCGGGCCCGGCACGGTCTGCGCGAGGTGATGGACGTGGTCATGGGGCTGCCGCGCGATCTGGCCCGGCTGTTTCGCCAGGCCCGACGCGGCAGTCTGCGCATCGACCTCGACCTCAAGCGGCTCGACCACTTCGGTCTGCAGCTCAACCAGGCGGCCAATCGGCTGACCATGGGCATCCTCACCGGCTCCCTGGTCATCGGTTCCTCCATCATCATGACCGTGCCCGACGCCCCGGCGGGCCTGAGTTTTCTTGGCCAGCTGGGCTTTTTCCTGGCCTTCGCCAACAGCGTCTGGATCCTCTATTCCATCTGGCGCTCGGGCAAGGACTGA
- a CDS encoding alpha-hydroxy acid oxidase, giving the protein MSARIDALPEGITTLADYEPLARACLNPTTWHYLHDGSGNGLSLAANRQAFETVPLIPRPLVDVRQGNTRLTLFGQTLLHPILLAPIAYQRLFHPDGECATSMAAAAQGGAMVISSLASQSIEEIVEAGCQIGVAPWFQLYWQGERERTLRLARRAEVAGCPALMLTVDAPFKQSTLVLPEGVAAENLEQPLMADQVPSGQSRVFQGWMAQAPTWDDLAWLRERIRLPLIVKGVLHPDDAERVVGLGCDGLVVSNHGGRVLDGAPASLLALPPILSRVAGRVPVLLDSGIRSGCDVFKALSLGASAVLLGRPYIWGLACAGAFGVAHVIRLMRDELEATMALCGCAELSQIVQTRNL; this is encoded by the coding sequence ATGTCGGCGCGTATCGACGCCTTGCCGGAAGGTATCACTACCTTGGCCGATTATGAGCCGCTCGCCCGCGCCTGTCTGAACCCAACCACTTGGCATTATCTGCATGATGGCAGCGGGAACGGACTGAGTCTTGCCGCCAACCGGCAAGCATTCGAGACTGTACCTCTGATACCACGGCCGCTGGTCGATGTGCGTCAAGGGAATACGCGTCTGACCTTGTTCGGTCAGACGCTGTTGCATCCGATCCTGCTCGCGCCCATTGCCTATCAGCGCCTGTTTCATCCAGACGGCGAATGCGCCACTAGCATGGCTGCTGCCGCCCAGGGTGGCGCTATGGTGATCAGCAGTCTGGCCAGTCAGTCTATCGAGGAGATTGTTGAGGCGGGCTGCCAGATTGGTGTCGCCCCCTGGTTCCAACTCTACTGGCAGGGAGAGCGTGAGCGCACCTTACGCCTCGCCAGACGGGCCGAGGTGGCGGGTTGTCCGGCCTTGATGCTGACAGTAGACGCCCCCTTCAAGCAGTCGACGCTGGTCCTGCCTGAAGGGGTGGCCGCAGAGAATTTGGAACAGCCGTTGATGGCGGATCAGGTTCCGAGCGGACAGAGTAGAGTGTTTCAAGGCTGGATGGCCCAGGCGCCGACCTGGGATGACCTGGCCTGGTTACGCGAGCGGATTCGTCTGCCCCTCATTGTCAAGGGAGTTCTCCATCCGGATGATGCCGAGCGTGTGGTCGGTTTGGGTTGCGACGGCTTGGTGGTATCCAACCACGGTGGCCGGGTACTTGATGGTGCGCCAGCTAGCCTGTTGGCGTTGCCACCGATCCTCAGCCGGGTAGCGGGGCGGGTACCGGTATTACTTGATAGTGGTATCCGGAGCGGCTGCGATGTTTTCAAGGCGCTCAGCCTGGGAGCCAGCGCGGTGTTGCTCGGCCGCCCCTATATTTGGGGGCTGGCCTGTGCTGGCGCCTTCGGTGTGGCTCACGTGATTCGCCTGATGCGCGACGAGCTGGAGGCCACCATGGCCTTGTGCGGCTGTGCCGAGTTGAGCCAGATTGTCCAAACACGGAATTTATAG
- a CDS encoding carbonic anhydrase, which produces MKKGIGPVLLMLMLAMPVWAAEASAPAEADQERIRQVVKEVLREYASSLGPKHLNADARGLMQNLGQDNRNFMRTHKPAYFKPFVDGQRPRATVLTCADSRVHSHAFDATPDGDLFMVRNIGNQIATAEGSIEYGVNHLHTPVLLIVGHSACGAIKAAAGDYSGESGPIRNELDTLQVPKGEAGINSVVLNVNNQVKRAMAKFEEKVISGELIVVGAVYDFRDDLKQGQGKLVIVNVNGETDARKLAQLEIVQATEQAAPRPRRSY; this is translated from the coding sequence ATGAAAAAGGGGATTGGGCCGGTTTTACTCATGCTGATGCTGGCCATGCCGGTCTGGGCGGCCGAGGCGTCGGCACCGGCCGAGGCCGACCAGGAGCGCATTCGTCAGGTGGTGAAGGAGGTGCTGCGCGAATATGCCTCCAGCCTGGGCCCCAAGCACCTGAACGCCGATGCCAGGGGCCTGATGCAGAACCTGGGTCAGGACAACCGCAACTTCATGCGCACGCACAAGCCGGCCTATTTCAAGCCTTTCGTCGACGGTCAGCGCCCGCGCGCCACCGTGCTCACCTGCGCCGACTCCCGGGTGCACAGCCATGCCTTCGACGCCACGCCGGACGGCGACCTGTTCATGGTGCGCAACATCGGCAACCAGATCGCCACCGCCGAAGGCTCGATCGAATACGGCGTCAACCACCTGCATACCCCGGTTTTGTTGATCGTCGGCCACTCCGCCTGCGGCGCGATCAAGGCGGCCGCCGGCGATTACAGCGGCGAGTCCGGCCCGATCCGCAACGAGCTGGATACCCTGCAGGTGCCCAAGGGCGAGGCCGGCATCAACAGCGTGGTGCTCAACGTGAACAACCAGGTCAAACGGGCCATGGCCAAGTTCGAGGAGAAGGTGATCAGCGGCGAGCTGATCGTGGTCGGCGCGGTCTACGACTTCCGCGACGACCTCAAGCAGGGCCAGGGCAAGCTGGTCATCGTCAACGTCAACGGCGAGACCGACGCCCGGAAGCTCGCCCAACTGGAAATCGTGCAGGCCACGGAACAGGCCGCGCCACGGCCGCGCCGCAGTTACTAA
- a CDS encoding cytochrome-c peroxidase — MLSRNLKVVRWLAVLVTVLVPPAGAEPVSANRQAVMEQLGQAIFFDANLSEPAGQACATCHDPNAAFTDPNRALPVSRGVRPGRLGSRNAPTALYAAFSPKFHFDKEEGLYVGGQFLDGRAADLEQQAEGPFLNPLEMANPDKKTVVRKLRRAAYAPLFEQVFGQGALNQVDRAYRHMVEAIAAFERTPRFAPFSSKYDAYLAGQASLTEQELRGLKLFEDEKKGNCAACHPSRPGPQGEPPLFTDFTYDNLGVPKNPDNPFYRLPKSLNPAGRHFVDRGLGATVKKRSEDGKFKVPTLRNIALTAPYMHNGYFNTLRGVTLFYNDRDTRPRCKQALPEAEALRQNCWPAPEVAANVNREELGDLKLTDQEVDDIVAFMRTLTDGWRPE; from the coding sequence GTGCTGAGTAGGAATCTGAAGGTTGTACGGTGGCTCGCGGTGTTGGTCACCGTGCTGGTGCCCCCTGCGGGGGCCGAGCCGGTATCCGCCAATCGCCAGGCCGTCATGGAACAACTGGGCCAGGCGATCTTTTTCGACGCCAATCTGTCGGAGCCGGCCGGTCAGGCCTGCGCCACCTGTCATGACCCCAATGCCGCCTTCACCGACCCCAACCGCGCCTTGCCGGTGTCCAGGGGCGTGCGGCCCGGCCGGCTGGGCAGCCGCAATGCGCCGACGGCGCTGTATGCGGCCTTCAGTCCGAAATTCCATTTCGACAAGGAGGAAGGCCTGTATGTTGGCGGCCAGTTCCTCGACGGCCGGGCCGCCGATCTCGAGCAGCAGGCCGAGGGGCCTTTCCTCAACCCCCTGGAGATGGCCAATCCGGACAAGAAGACCGTGGTTCGGAAGCTGCGCCGCGCCGCCTATGCCCCGCTGTTCGAGCAGGTGTTCGGTCAGGGCGCCTTGAACCAGGTCGACCGCGCCTACCGGCACATGGTCGAGGCGATCGCCGCCTTCGAGCGTACGCCGCGCTTTGCCCCTTTCAGTTCCAAATACGATGCCTATCTGGCCGGTCAGGCCAGTCTCACCGAGCAGGAGTTGCGCGGCCTTAAGCTGTTCGAGGACGAGAAGAAGGGCAACTGCGCCGCCTGCCACCCCAGCCGGCCCGGCCCCCAGGGTGAGCCGCCGCTGTTCACCGACTTCACCTACGACAATCTGGGTGTGCCGAAGAACCCGGACAATCCCTTCTACCGATTGCCCAAGTCGCTCAATCCGGCCGGCCGGCACTTCGTCGATCGCGGCCTGGGCGCGACGGTGAAGAAACGGTCGGAGGATGGCAAGTTCAAGGTGCCCACCTTGCGCAACATCGCGCTGACTGCGCCTTACATGCACAACGGCTACTTCAACACCCTGCGCGGGGTGACCCTGTTCTACAACGATCGCGACACGCGGCCGCGCTGCAAGCAGGCGCTGCCCGAGGCCGAGGCGCTGCGGCAGAACTGCTGGCCGGCGCCCGAGGTGGCGGCCAACGTCAACCGCGAAGAACTGGGCGATTTGAAGCTCACCGACCAGGAGGTCGACGACATCGTCGCCTTCATGCGGACCCTGACCGACGGCTGGCGGCCGGAATAA
- the serC gene encoding 3-phosphoserine/phosphohydroxythreonine transaminase, translating to MERIYNFSAGPAVLPREVLEQARDELVNWQGCGMSVMEMSHRGKEFMGIAAQAEADLRELMAIPANYKVLFLQGGASSQFAMVPMNLLRGKTSADYLNTGEWSKKAIKEAKQYGAVNVVASSEDKNFSYAPTQDHWQLDPNAAYVHYTPNETIGGVEIFWTPDTGDVPLVADMSSTILSRPMDVSQYGLIYAGAQKNIGPAGLTIVIVREDLIGQTVPGTPTMFDYQIHADNDSMYNTPPTFAIYMAGLVFKWIKARGGLKAMEQHNIAKANVLYDCLDASGFFHCPTAKDNRSRMNVPFTLKDAALDEEFLKGAKARGLLQLKGHRSVGGMRASIYNAMPIEGVQLLVEYMKEFEKQHG from the coding sequence ATGGAACGCATCTACAACTTCAGCGCCGGCCCCGCGGTGCTGCCACGGGAAGTCCTCGAACAGGCGCGTGACGAGTTGGTCAACTGGCAGGGCTGCGGCATGTCGGTGATGGAAATGAGCCATCGCGGCAAGGAGTTCATGGGCATCGCCGCCCAGGCCGAGGCCGACCTGCGCGAGTTGATGGCCATCCCGGCCAACTACAAGGTGCTGTTCCTGCAGGGCGGCGCATCGAGCCAGTTCGCCATGGTGCCGATGAACCTCTTGCGCGGCAAAACGAGCGCCGACTACCTGAACACCGGCGAGTGGTCGAAGAAGGCGATCAAGGAGGCCAAGCAATACGGCGCGGTCAACGTGGTGGCCTCGAGCGAGGACAAGAACTTCAGCTACGCGCCGACCCAGGACCACTGGCAGCTGGACCCGAACGCCGCCTATGTGCACTACACGCCGAACGAGACCATCGGCGGGGTCGAAATCTTCTGGACACCCGACACCGGCGACGTGCCCCTGGTGGCCGATATGTCGTCCACCATCCTGTCGCGGCCGATGGACGTGAGCCAATACGGCCTGATCTATGCCGGCGCCCAGAAGAACATCGGCCCGGCCGGCCTCACCATCGTCATCGTGCGCGAGGACCTGATCGGCCAGACCGTGCCCGGCACCCCGACCATGTTCGACTACCAGATCCACGCCGACAACGACTCCATGTACAACACGCCGCCGACCTTTGCCATCTACATGGCTGGCCTGGTGTTCAAGTGGATCAAGGCCCGGGGCGGGCTCAAGGCGATGGAGCAGCACAACATCGCCAAGGCCAACGTCCTGTATGACTGCCTGGACGCCAGCGGCTTCTTCCATTGCCCCACCGCCAAGGACAACCGTTCGCGCATGAACGTGCCGTTCACCCTGAAGGATGCCGCGCTCGACGAGGAATTTTTGAAAGGCGCCAAGGCGCGCGGCCTGCTCCAGCTCAAGGGCCATCGCTCGGTCGGCGGCATGCGCGCCTCGATCTACAACGCCATGCCGATCGAGGGCGTGCAGCTCTTGGTCGAGTACATGAAGGAATTCGAAAAGCAGCATGGTTAA